Proteins co-encoded in one Chrysemys picta bellii isolate R12L10 chromosome 13, ASM1138683v2, whole genome shotgun sequence genomic window:
- the PTPN1 gene encoding tyrosine-protein phosphatase non-receptor type 1 isoform X3, which produces MEEAQRSYILTQGPLPNTCGHFWEMVWEQKSRGVVMLNRVMEKGSIKCAQYWPQKEEKEMLFEDTDLKLTLISEDIKSYYTVRQLELENLTAQETREILHFHYTTWPDFGVPESPASFLNFLFKVRESGSLSPEHGPIVVHCSAGIGRSGTFCLVDTCLLLMDKRKDPSSVDIKQVLLEMRKYRMGLIQTADQLRFSYLAVIEGAKFIMGDASVQEQWKELSNEDLEPPPEHTPPPPRPPKRTSEMHNGRMHEHTEFFPNHQGVEEEIRCTVSAVEEMVPDGTSVQLGTDSTSQDTELRRRTVGENLCASPHKEEPVKSENIEEDDENMMTTWKPFLVNICMFTVLTAGAYLCYRVCFH; this is translated from the exons ATGGAAGAGGCCCAAAGGAGCTACATCCTTACTCAG GGTCCTCTGCCAAATACTTGTGGTCACTTTTGGGAGATGGTTTGGGAACAGAAAAGCCGTGGTGTTGTCATGCTCAACAGAGTGATGGAAAAAGGATCA atAAAATGTGCCCAGTACTGGCCAcagaaagaggagaaagaaatGCTCTTTGAGGATACAGACTTGAAGTTAACCTTGATTTCTGAAGATATAAAATCCTATTACACAGTACGACAGCTAGAATTGGAAAACCTTACC GCACAAGAAACTAGAGAAATTCTGCACTTTCACTATACCACATGGCCTGACTTTGGAGTCCCAGAATCTCCTGCTTCGTTCCTCAACTTCCTGTTCAAAGTGAGAGAGTCTGGCTCACTGAGTCCTGAGCACGGACCCATTGTGGTGCATTGCAGTGCAGGAATTGGAAGATCGGGAACTTTTTGTTTGGTTGATACATGTCTTCTACTG ATGGACAAAAGGAAAGATCCTTCTTCTGTGGACATTAAGCAAGTTCTCTTAGAAATGAGAAAGTACAGAATGGGGCTTATACAGACAGCAGATCAACTTCGTTTCTCTTACTTGGCTGTTATTGAAGGAGCAAAATTTATTATGGGAGATGCTTCGGTGCAG GAGCAGTGGAAAGAGCTTTCCAATGAAGACCTGGAGCCTCCACCAGAAcatactcccccacccccgaggCCACCAAAGCGAACGTCAGAAATGCACAACGGGCGGATGCACGAACACACCGAGTTTTTTCCTAACCACCAGGGGGTAGAGGAAGAGATCAGATGTACAGTCAGCGCTGTGGAGGAGATGGTACCTGATGGCACATCTGTGCAGCTGGGTACAGACAG CACTAGTCAAGACACTGAACTGAGGAGGAGGACTGTTGGTGAAAATCTGTGTGCCTCACCTCACAAAGAAGAGCCAGTGAAGTCAGAAAACATAGAAGAGGACGATGAGAACATGATGACAACTTGGAAGCCATTTCTGGTGAATATCTGCATGTTCACTGTCCTCACAGCAGGAGCTTACCTCTGTTACAGGGTATGTTTTCATTGA